From the genome of Mycetocola spongiae, one region includes:
- a CDS encoding nucleoside deaminase, which translates to MALAIEQARLTQSTADVPVGAILVDPAGNVVAVGRNEREARHDPSAHAEIEAIRAAAAARRDWQLADLTLIVTLEPCVMCAGAIVAARIPRVIFGAWEEKAGAGGSAFDLLRERRLPHRAEVIGGVEEEACAALLVDFFRETRAATS; encoded by the coding sequence ATGGCCCTTGCCATCGAGCAGGCGCGGCTCACACAGAGCACGGCCGATGTGCCAGTGGGCGCGATATTGGTGGACCCCGCGGGGAATGTGGTGGCGGTGGGGCGCAATGAACGCGAGGCCCGGCACGACCCGAGCGCGCATGCCGAAATCGAGGCAATCCGGGCCGCGGCCGCCGCGCGCCGCGACTGGCAGCTCGCGGATCTCACGCTGATCGTCACGCTGGAGCCCTGCGTGATGTGTGCGGGAGCGATCGTGGCCGCCCGGATTCCACGCGTGATTTTTGGTGCCTGGGAGGAAAAGGCCGGGGCGGGCGGAAGCGCCTTTGACCTGCTGCGCGAGCGCCGCCTCCCGCATCGTGCCGAGGTGATCGGCGGGGTTGAGGAGGAGGCCTGCGCGGCTCTGCTCGTGGATTTTTTCCGCGAGACCCGCGCCGCTACATCCTAG